In Elephas maximus indicus isolate mEleMax1 chromosome 4, mEleMax1 primary haplotype, whole genome shotgun sequence, a genomic segment contains:
- the LOC126075617 gene encoding LOW QUALITY PROTEIN: olfactory receptor 6C4-like (The sequence of the model RefSeq protein was modified relative to this genomic sequence to represent the inferred CDS: substituted 1 base at 1 genomic stop codon): MKNQTTFTEFILLGLTNQPXLQVVIFIFLFLTYMLSVIGNLTIIALTLLDPHLQMPMYFFLRNFSFLEISFTSIFIPRFLTSMATGNKVISFAGCLTQYFFAIFLGPTEFYLLASMSYDRYVAICKPLHYLTIMSSRICIQLVFRSWLGGFLTILPPIILMSQVDFCVTNILNHYYCDYGPLMELTCSDTNVLELMVVLLAVVTLVVTLVLVTLSYTYIIRTILRIPSAQQRTKTFSTCSSHMIVISLSYGSCMFMYINPSAKEVGSFNKGIAVLITSVTPLLNPFVYTLRNQQVKQAFKDTVKKIVKV, translated from the coding sequence ATGAAAAATCAGACCACATTTACTGAGTTTATTCTATTGGGCCTCACAAATCAACCTTAACTCCAGGTGGTAATATTTATCTTTCTGTTCCTCACCTACATGCTAAGTGTCATAGGGAATCTGACCATCATCGCCCTCACCTTACTAGACCCCCATCTCCAGAtgcccatgtatttcttcctcaggaatttCTCCTTCTTAGAAATTTCCTTTACCTCTATTTTTATTCCTAGATTTCTGACCAGCATGGCAACAGGAAATAAAGTCATCAGCTTTGCTGGCTGCTTGACTCAGTATTTTTTTGCTATATTCCTTGGGCCAACAGAGTTTTACCTTCTGGCCTCtatgtcctatgaccgctatgtggccatctgcaaacccCTGCATTACCTGACCATCATGAGCAGCAGAATCTGCATACAACTAGTGTTCCGCTCCTGGCTGGGGGGATTCCTAACCATCTTACCCCCAATCATCCTGATGAGCCAGGTGGATTTCTGTGTCACCAATATTCTGAATCACTATTATTGTGACTATGGACCCCTCATGGAGCTCACCTGCTCAGACACAAATGTCTTAGAACTGATGGTCGTCCTCTTGGCAGTTGTGACTCTGGTGGTGACCCTGGTGCTGGTGACACTTTCTTACACATACATTATCAGGACCATTCTGAGGATCCCTTCTGCCCAGCAAAGGACAAAGACCTTTTCCACTTGTTCCTCCCACATGATCGTCATCTCCCTCTCTTATGGCAGCTGCATGTTTATGTATATTAATCCCTCCGCAAAAGAGGTAGGTTCTTTCAACAAAGGAATAGCTGTGCTCATTACTTCAGTTACCCCTTTGTTGAACCCCTTCGTTTATACTCTAAGAAATCAGCAAGTGAAGCAAGCCTTCAAGGATACTGTCAAAAAAATTGTGAAGGTTTAA